In Solanum stenotomum isolate F172 unplaced genomic scaffold, ASM1918654v1 scaffold6733, whole genome shotgun sequence, a single genomic region encodes these proteins:
- the LOC125852953 gene encoding CRIB domain-containing protein RIC4-like isoform X1, whose product MKERSMEKFVVFPFSLGCVSESSVPVVNTNKSHNTNNSQLNHLPTKRQVGDQSPSKVKINGVLVRRRISQGVDTFKRNFKGFYQLFVYKEEMEMEIGYPTDVKHVTHIGWDGSTKNNPMIKNWDNSKESDLLSFPSISIQQFELAMASQAGGSSRF is encoded by the exons ATGAAGGAGAGATCCATGGAGAAGTTTGTTGTGTTTCCATTCTCTTTAGGATGTGTTTCTGAATCAAGTGTTCCAGTGGTCAATACCAACAAAAGCCACAACACAAACAATTCTCAATTAAATCACCTTCCAACAA aaaGACAAGTAGGAGATCAGAGTCCAtcaaaagtgaaaataaatgGAGTTTTGGTGAGACGACGAATTTCTCAAGGAGTAGACACATTCAAAAGGAATTTCAAAGGTTTCTATCAATTATTTG TGTACAAAGAAGAAATGGAGATGGAAATAGGGTATCCAACAGATGTGAAGCATGTAACACATATAGGATGGGATGGATCTACAAAAAATAATCCTATGATTAAAAACTGGGATAATTCAAAGGAATCTGATTTACTTTCATTTCCTTCTATTTCTATTCAACAATTTGAACTTGCTATGGCTTCACAAGCTGGTGGATCCTCTAGGTTTTAG
- the LOC125852953 gene encoding V-type proton ATPase subunit e1-like isoform X2 — protein MGFAVTSLIFVVVGVIASFGAGICCNRGPSTNLLHLTLIITATVCCWMMWAIVYLAQLKPLIVPILSEGE, from the exons ATGGGGTTCGCGGTGAcaagtttaatttttgttgtggTCGGAGTTATTGCATCCTTCGGTGCCGGAATCTGCTGCAACAGAGGACCTTCAACTAATTT GTTACACCTGACATTGATTATCACTGCTACAGTGTGCTGTTGGATGAT GTGGGCAATTGTGTACCTTGCGCAGTTGAAACCGCTCATCGTACCAATCTTGAGTGAAGGAGAGTGA